Proteins from a genomic interval of Medicago truncatula cultivar Jemalong A17 chromosome 3, MtrunA17r5.0-ANR, whole genome shotgun sequence:
- the LOC25490779 gene encoding histone H4, with the protein MSGRGKGGKGLGKGGAKRHRKVLRDNIQGITKPAIRRLARRGGVKRISGLIYEETRGVLKIFLENVIRDAVTYTEHARRKTVTAMDVVYALKRQGRTLYGFGG; encoded by the coding sequence ATGTCAGGGCGTGGAAAAGGAGGTAAGGGACTAGGAAAGGGAGGTGCAAAGAGGCATAGGAAAGTTCTTCGTGATAACATCCAGGGTATCACCAAGCCTGCTATTCGTCGATTGGCAAGAAGAGGTGGTGTTAAGAGAATCAGTGGTTTGATATATGAAGAAACCAGAGGTGTCTTGAAGATCTTCTTGGAGAATGTCATCCGTGATGCAGTTACATACACTGAGCACGCTAGGAGGAAGACTGTTACCGCCATGGATGTTGTCTATGCTTTGAAGAGACAAGGAAGAACCCTCTATGGTTTCGGTGGTTGA
- the LOC120579574 gene encoding probable E3 ubiquitin-protein ligase RNF144A: MKTKSLSKLIKQAITQTNKQIQIKPEKDKSKTKTAIEQGQSSKICCGICFDSVTNSNMFSTGLCNHPFCTKCISKYVKIEIKEKVVKIKCPDPECSVELKPEHLQCILPKKIIVDWESANCEASIALKEKFYCPYKNCSLLLVNDEAGRAITSCECPYCHRLFCAQCKVPWHGNMNCQEFEKSEIGQGLKQSDRKFLELAKREKWKRCPKCSMHVQRTTGCVAVTSATCVAGIGIGIILAIKIQGTI, from the exons ATGAAGACCAAATCTCTTTCAAAGCTCATCAAGCAAGCAATCACTCAGACCAACAAACAGATACAGATCAAGCCAGAAAAAGATAAAAGCAAAACAAAGACAGCTATAGAACAAGGTCAATCCTCTAAAATCTGTTGTGGTATATGCTTTGATTCTGTAACAAACTCTAATATGTTTTCAACCGGTTTATGCAATCATCCCTTTTGTACTAAGTGCATATCCAAGTATGTGAAgattgaaataaaagaaaaagtggtTAAAATCAAGTGTCCGGATCCAGAATGTTCTGTTGAACTCAAACCAGAACATTTGCAATGcattttacctaaaaaaatcattgttgATTGGGAATCTGCAAACTGCGAGGCTTCCATTgctttgaaggaaaaattttACTGTCCTTACAAGAATTGTTCTCTTTTATTGGTGAATGACGAAGCAGGCCGTGCTATTACTAGCTGTGAATGCCCTTATTGTCATAGGTTATTCTGTGCACAATGTAAAGTTCCATGGCACGGAAATATGAATTGTCAAGAATTTGAGAAGTCGGAAATAGGTCAAGGCTTAAAACAATCCGATAGGAAGTTTTTGGAGTTGGCTAAAAGAGAAAAGTGGAAGAGATGTCCAAAATGTTCTATGCATGTACAGAGAACTACTGGAT GTGTGGCTGTCACTTCTGCTACATGTGTGGCAGGGATTGGAATTGGTATCATACTTGCAATCAAAATCCAAGGTACTATATGA
- the LOC112417971 gene encoding uncharacterized protein, which produces MSDGDGVGDIKDGVRDLLLDDVENGDEEDGVGDEDGVGDPVGWDRPLVIPRELRVRLTPPLVFSPELRETFSRYWFEKGMVGGSPPSKVVFIDYGLGHIFSIAQDCFNRGYAFQASNSASGHVGASACAASTRATTDSMVDY; this is translated from the coding sequence ATGTCGGATGGAGATGGAGTTGGTGATATCAAGGATGGAGTTCGTGATCTCTTGTTAGATGACGTCGAGAATGGAGATGAGGAGGATGGAGTTGGAGATGAGGATGGAGTTGGTGATCCTGTGGGTTGGGATCGTCCCCTTGTAATCCCACGAGAATTGAGGGTGAGGTTAACTCCTCCCCTTGTATTCTCACCTGAATTGAGGGAGACTTTTTCTCGTTATTGGTTCGAGAAGGGAATGGTAGGTGGTAGTCCACCTTCAAAGGTCGTCTTTATAGATTATGGACTTGGTCATATTTTCAGCATAGCTCAAGATTGTTTTAACCGAGGTTATGCTTTCCAAGCCTCCAATTCTGCATCCGGTCATGTTGGTGCTTCTGCTTGTGCTGCTTCTACTCGTGCAACTACTGATTCAATGGTGGACTATTGA
- the LOC120579758 gene encoding uncharacterized protein isoform X1: MDDVSSNSLKVCFIFSRLTFLFYYVLFIFYFLFFLWKSIDPESADYASQGPQVQQLGLFQCQGDQGQCLEQMITNAMIQISPAIAQAILANLAGNQHDPAMCLFRDQGLQHIVTNAMFHISPAIAQAILAVLTQQHQQFARNQHDPAMVNGGGGANLDGFVMSNDPFKHMWYARGVDGAPGPDSNAFHDLGLFGDGFDVVFEIALRNYNLGSCFADVRKGS; this comes from the exons ATGGACGACGTTTCATCGAACTCTCTGAAGGTATGTTTCATTTTCTCTCggttaacatttttattttattatgtattatttattttttattttttattttttttgtggaagTCCATAGATCCAGAATCTGCCGATTACGCTTCTCAAGGACCTCAAGTTCAACAATTg ggcCTTTTCCAATGCCAAGGTGATCAAGGCCAATGTCTAGAACAAATGATTACAAATGCTATGATTCAAATATCTCCTGCTATTGCTCAAGCAATTTTAGCAAATTTAGCTGGAAATCAGCATGATCCTGCCATG tgCCTTTTCCGAGACCAAGGTCTGCAACACATTGTTACAAATGCTATGTTTCATATATCTCCTGCTATTGCACAAGCAATTTTAGCTGTTTTGACTCAGCAACATCAGCAGTTTGCTCGAAATCAGCATGATCCTGCCATGGTCAATGGTGGTGGTGGAGCTAATCTAGACGGGTTTGTGATGTCGAATGATCCATTTAAGCACATGTGGTATGCACGTGGAGTGGATGGTGCTCCTGGCCCAGATTCAAATGCCTTCCACGATCTTGGGCTCTTTGGTGATGGATTTGATGTCGTTTTTGAAATTGCCCTGCGAAACTATAACCTAGGCTCTTGTTTTGCTGATGTGAGAAAGGGCAGTTAA
- the LOC120579758 gene encoding uncharacterized protein isoform X2 — translation MDDVSSNSLKSIDPESADYASQGPQVQQLGLFQCQGDQGQCLEQMITNAMIQISPAIAQAILANLAGNQHDPAMCLFRDQGLQHIVTNAMFHISPAIAQAILAVLTQQHQQFARNQHDPAMVNGGGGANLDGFVMSNDPFKHMWYARGVDGAPGPDSNAFHDLGLFGDGFDVVFEIALRNYNLGSCFADVRKGS, via the exons ATGGACGACGTTTCATCGAACTCTCTGAAG TCCATAGATCCAGAATCTGCCGATTACGCTTCTCAAGGACCTCAAGTTCAACAATTg ggcCTTTTCCAATGCCAAGGTGATCAAGGCCAATGTCTAGAACAAATGATTACAAATGCTATGATTCAAATATCTCCTGCTATTGCTCAAGCAATTTTAGCAAATTTAGCTGGAAATCAGCATGATCCTGCCATG tgCCTTTTCCGAGACCAAGGTCTGCAACACATTGTTACAAATGCTATGTTTCATATATCTCCTGCTATTGCACAAGCAATTTTAGCTGTTTTGACTCAGCAACATCAGCAGTTTGCTCGAAATCAGCATGATCCTGCCATGGTCAATGGTGGTGGTGGAGCTAATCTAGACGGGTTTGTGATGTCGAATGATCCATTTAAGCACATGTGGTATGCACGTGGAGTGGATGGTGCTCCTGGCCCAGATTCAAATGCCTTCCACGATCTTGGGCTCTTTGGTGATGGATTTGATGTCGTTTTTGAAATTGCCCTGCGAAACTATAACCTAGGCTCTTGTTTTGCTGATGTGAGAAAGGGCAGTTAA